From a region of the Nitrospira sp. genome:
- a CDS encoding glutamate synthase subunit beta, translating into MGDPKGFLKYAREGPKRKAVELRVLDWKEMYEPIPEEKLKVQGARCMDCGVPFCQGNTGCPVVNLIPEWNDLVYRGRWKDALKALHTTNNFPEFTGRLCPAPCEGACVLGINSDPVSIRVLEWNIIDRGFNEGLVEPALPVRMTGKTVAIVGSGPAGLAAAQQLARAGHSVTVFERADRIGGLLRYGIPDFKMEKWVIDRRLEQMKAEGVEFKTGVTVGKDITGEQLRQEFDAVGLTMGAEMARDLPVPGRELKGIHFAMDYLTQQNKRTAGISVSEEPITAKGKRVVIIGGGDTGSDCLGTAHRQGCSEAHQFEVLPEPPPSRSTSTPWPLWPMQLRTSHAHEEGCDRQWSVSTTKFTGHNGHVTKLHANRVKFEGGKFVTMPNTEFELDADLVLLAMGFTGPVRNGFLDSLGVNYDARGCVTVNEHFMTNLDGVFAGGDTKRGASLIVWAIAEGRKMAAGINQYLQANKSAKAGR; encoded by the coding sequence ATGGGTGATCCAAAGGGCTTTCTGAAATACGCGCGTGAGGGACCGAAGCGGAAAGCGGTCGAGTTGCGCGTGCTCGACTGGAAAGAAATGTACGAGCCCATCCCGGAGGAGAAGCTCAAGGTTCAAGGCGCGCGCTGCATGGATTGCGGCGTGCCATTTTGCCAGGGGAATACCGGCTGTCCCGTCGTGAATTTGATTCCCGAGTGGAACGATCTCGTCTATCGCGGTCGCTGGAAAGATGCGCTGAAGGCGTTGCACACCACGAACAATTTCCCGGAATTCACCGGCCGCCTCTGTCCCGCGCCCTGCGAAGGGGCCTGCGTGCTGGGCATCAACAGCGACCCGGTGTCGATCCGCGTGCTTGAATGGAACATTATCGATCGCGGCTTCAACGAAGGCCTGGTCGAGCCGGCCTTGCCGGTGAGAATGACCGGGAAGACGGTCGCCATCGTTGGGTCAGGCCCTGCCGGGTTGGCTGCCGCACAGCAACTCGCGCGCGCCGGTCATAGCGTCACCGTGTTCGAGAGGGCCGATCGTATCGGCGGCCTGCTGCGGTATGGCATCCCTGATTTCAAAATGGAGAAGTGGGTCATCGACCGGCGGCTGGAACAGATGAAAGCCGAAGGGGTGGAATTCAAAACCGGCGTCACCGTGGGGAAAGATATCACCGGCGAACAGTTACGCCAGGAGTTCGATGCGGTCGGCCTGACGATGGGCGCGGAAATGGCGCGCGATCTGCCGGTGCCTGGGCGTGAACTCAAGGGCATCCATTTCGCCATGGACTATCTCACGCAGCAGAACAAGCGGACGGCAGGGATCTCCGTATCCGAAGAACCGATCACCGCCAAGGGAAAGCGGGTGGTGATCATCGGCGGCGGCGATACCGGGTCCGATTGTCTGGGAACTGCGCATCGGCAGGGCTGCAGCGAAGCGCATCAGTTTGAAGTATTGCCCGAGCCACCTCCGTCCCGTTCCACTTCGACCCCCTGGCCGCTTTGGCCGATGCAGCTTCGTACGTCGCATGCGCACGAAGAAGGCTGTGATCGTCAATGGAGCGTGTCCACCACCAAGTTCACTGGTCACAACGGTCATGTGACGAAGTTGCATGCCAACCGGGTCAAGTTCGAAGGCGGCAAGTTCGTCACGATGCCGAATACCGAGTTCGAATTGGATGCGGATCTCGTGCTCCTCGCCATGGGCTTTACCGGCCCGGTCAGAAACGGCTTTCTCGACAGCCTCGGCGTGAACTACGATGCGCGCGGCTGCGTGACCGTCAATGAACACTTCATGACCAACCTCGACGGGGTCTTTGCCGGCGGCGATACCAAGCGCGGCGCCTCCCTCATCGTCTGGGCCATTGCCGAAGGGCGCAAGATGGCGGCAGGCATCAATCAGTATCTGCAAGCGAACAAGTCTGCAAAAGCAGGTCGCTGA
- the gltB gene encoding glutamate synthase large subunit — protein sequence MNVPGLPPKQGLYDPQHEKDSCGVGFVVDIKGQRSHRIVEQGLQVLEALTHRGAQGCDPYTGDGAGILLQVPHEFFKRAAKDSGIKLPGAGEYGVGMVFLPPDADARAQCETLFARTIKDANAKLLGWRDVPVKSDAIGPVARSTEPFMRQVFIARGIFTDAEFERRLYVIRKCVERAVRESAIEGRDYFYIPSLSSSTIVFKGLLLPHQIPQYYQDLTDSSLTSAMALVHSRFSTNTFPTWPLAHPYRYICHNGEINTLKGNVNWMRARQGRLNSELFGEDMKKLFPIVYENQSDSASLDNALEFLVLGGRSLPHAMMMLIPEPWVANPQMDLDRRGFYEYHAAMQEPWDGPAAVCFTDGKMIGATLDRNGLRPCRYQVTTDGLVVLASEAGVLPMDPQRIRQKGRLMPGRMFLVDTEQGRIIDDEEVKADIVRRKPYRSWVTEHRISLDELPDPINVPQPDHPTIRQRQQAFGYTIEELKMVITPMVVEGQEAISSMGTDTPLAVLSERPQLLFKYFKQLFAQVTNPPIDPIREELVMSLTTSIGPKPNLMDEHPESARRIRVKQPILTNADLHKIREIADPHFKSKTLKMLFRVAEGPEGLGAAVDDLCRQASQAIREGYKFLILSDRGVNAEWAPIPSLLGVAAVHHHLVRECTRTEVGLTVETGEPRDVHHFACLIGFGAGTVNPYLVFESLVDLERDGYFPEGLDAATAEGKFIKAINKGLLKIFSKMGISTVQSYCGAQIFEAIGLNHELIDRYFTGTPSRIEGIGVREIGEETLRRHRVAYEPVPIRQLDFGGEIHYRIQGEHHNWNPDTIYKLQHATKNNDPKTFAEFSQLVNDESKRRSNLRGLLEFKFLPEPIALDEVEPAKDIVKRFTTGAMSFGSISKEAHETLAIAMNRLGAKSNTGEGGEDPERFEPLPNGDSRNSYIKQVASARFGVTSHYLVNAKELQIKMAQGAKPGEGGQLPGHKVDENIARLRYSTPGVQLISPPPHHDIYSIEDLAQLIFDLKNANADAAVSVKLVSEVGVGTVAAGVAKAHADKVLISGDSGGTGASPLSSIKYAGVPWELGLAETHQTLVLNDLRGRIRVETDGQMKTGRDVAVAALLGAEEYGFATAPLIIEGCIMMRKCHLNTCPVGIATQDPVLRKKFTGQPEHVVNFFFFIAEELRQIMAKLGFRTINDMVGRVDKLKIHKAVEHWKAKGLDLAPLLKMPEVGPEVPRYCVQKQDHGIAEILDRKLIEQCAPAIDRGQKVTLELPIRNLNRTVGTMLSSQVSKKYGQDGLPADTITIKFNGSAGQSFGAFLTRGITLILEGESNDYIGKGLSGGKIIVFPPKNAIYTPEETILVGNTSLYGGTRGEAYFYGMAGERFAVRNSGVRAVVEGTGDHGCEYMTGGVVAVLGRTGRNFAAGMSGGVAFVLNELDKFQSRCNLGMVELEPVVSDEDKRLLHDMITSHFLYTGSRNAKRILDGWEAILPKFVKVMPIDYKRVLAERKAAAAKVQK from the coding sequence ATGAATGTACCAGGGCTTCCTCCCAAACAAGGGCTATATGATCCGCAGCACGAGAAAGACTCGTGCGGAGTCGGGTTTGTCGTCGATATCAAAGGCCAGCGATCGCATCGGATCGTCGAGCAGGGCCTGCAAGTACTGGAGGCTCTGACCCATCGCGGGGCGCAAGGCTGCGATCCGTACACCGGCGATGGCGCCGGCATTCTCCTCCAGGTACCCCACGAGTTTTTCAAACGTGCCGCCAAGGACAGCGGCATCAAACTGCCCGGTGCGGGCGAATATGGCGTGGGCATGGTCTTCTTGCCGCCTGATGCCGATGCCCGGGCGCAATGCGAAACGCTGTTCGCACGCACGATCAAGGATGCCAACGCCAAGCTGCTCGGCTGGCGTGACGTGCCGGTGAAGAGCGATGCCATCGGGCCGGTTGCCCGCAGCACTGAGCCGTTCATGCGTCAGGTGTTCATCGCCCGCGGCATTTTCACAGATGCGGAATTTGAACGGCGCTTATACGTCATCCGCAAGTGCGTGGAACGGGCGGTGCGCGAATCCGCCATTGAAGGGCGGGACTACTTCTACATCCCGAGTTTGTCCAGCAGCACCATCGTGTTCAAGGGGCTCCTGCTCCCGCACCAGATCCCGCAGTATTACCAGGATCTCACCGACAGCAGCCTGACGAGCGCCATGGCGCTGGTCCATTCGCGTTTCAGCACGAATACGTTTCCCACCTGGCCGCTGGCCCATCCCTATCGCTACATTTGCCACAACGGTGAGATCAATACGCTCAAGGGCAATGTGAACTGGATGCGCGCGCGGCAGGGGCGGCTGAACTCCGAGTTGTTCGGCGAAGACATGAAGAAGCTCTTTCCGATCGTCTACGAGAATCAGAGCGACTCGGCCAGCTTGGACAATGCGCTGGAATTTCTGGTGCTCGGCGGGCGGTCATTGCCGCATGCCATGATGATGCTGATCCCGGAGCCCTGGGTGGCCAATCCGCAGATGGATTTGGATCGCCGTGGATTCTACGAGTACCACGCCGCCATGCAGGAGCCTTGGGATGGTCCCGCAGCGGTGTGTTTCACCGATGGCAAAATGATCGGCGCCACGCTGGACCGCAATGGTCTGCGCCCCTGCCGCTATCAGGTGACGACCGATGGGTTGGTCGTACTGGCTTCCGAAGCCGGCGTCCTGCCGATGGATCCGCAGCGCATCCGTCAAAAAGGGCGGTTGATGCCGGGCCGCATGTTCCTGGTCGATACCGAACAGGGCCGCATCATCGACGACGAAGAAGTCAAAGCCGATATCGTTCGTCGAAAGCCGTACCGGTCCTGGGTGACCGAGCATCGCATCTCGCTGGATGAATTGCCCGATCCCATTAATGTGCCGCAGCCCGATCATCCCACGATCCGGCAACGTCAGCAGGCGTTCGGCTATACCATCGAAGAACTGAAGATGGTCATCACCCCCATGGTGGTGGAAGGGCAGGAAGCCATCTCCTCGATGGGCACGGATACGCCGCTCGCGGTGTTGTCCGAACGGCCGCAGTTGCTCTTCAAATACTTCAAGCAACTCTTTGCGCAAGTCACGAATCCGCCGATTGATCCGATCCGCGAAGAACTTGTGATGTCGCTCACCACCAGCATCGGCCCCAAGCCCAATCTGATGGATGAGCATCCGGAATCGGCCCGCCGCATCCGGGTGAAGCAGCCGATATTGACGAATGCCGATCTGCACAAAATTCGTGAGATCGCCGATCCGCATTTTAAGAGCAAGACGTTGAAGATGTTGTTCCGTGTGGCCGAAGGTCCGGAAGGACTGGGGGCGGCGGTCGACGACTTGTGCAGGCAGGCCTCGCAAGCCATTCGCGAAGGCTACAAGTTCCTCATCCTTAGCGACCGTGGCGTGAATGCGGAATGGGCGCCAATCCCGAGCCTCCTCGGTGTCGCGGCAGTGCATCACCATCTGGTGCGGGAGTGCACGAGAACGGAAGTGGGCCTGACGGTGGAAACCGGCGAGCCACGGGATGTCCATCATTTCGCCTGCTTGATCGGCTTCGGAGCCGGAACCGTGAATCCGTATCTGGTCTTCGAGTCGCTGGTGGACTTGGAACGGGATGGCTATTTCCCGGAGGGGCTGGACGCCGCGACCGCGGAAGGCAAGTTCATTAAGGCCATTAACAAAGGCTTGCTCAAGATTTTCTCGAAGATGGGGATCTCCACGGTGCAGTCCTACTGCGGTGCGCAGATCTTCGAGGCGATCGGGCTCAATCATGAATTGATCGATCGCTACTTCACCGGCACACCGTCGCGGATCGAAGGTATTGGCGTTCGGGAAATCGGGGAAGAAACGTTGCGCCGCCATCGCGTGGCCTACGAACCGGTGCCGATCCGACAGTTGGATTTCGGCGGCGAGATTCACTACCGGATTCAGGGTGAGCATCACAATTGGAATCCCGACACCATCTACAAGTTGCAACATGCGACGAAGAATAACGACCCGAAGACTTTTGCCGAGTTCTCCCAACTGGTGAATGACGAAAGCAAACGTCGCTCGAATTTGCGCGGCCTGCTGGAATTCAAGTTTCTGCCGGAACCGATTGCGCTGGACGAAGTCGAACCGGCCAAAGACATCGTCAAGCGCTTCACCACCGGAGCCATGTCGTTCGGCTCCATCAGCAAAGAAGCGCACGAGACGCTGGCGATCGCCATGAACCGGCTGGGCGCCAAGAGCAACACGGGTGAAGGCGGCGAGGATCCGGAGCGGTTCGAGCCGCTCCCGAACGGCGACTCCCGCAACAGCTATATCAAGCAGGTGGCATCGGCGCGGTTCGGCGTGACAAGCCATTATCTGGTGAATGCCAAGGAACTCCAGATCAAGATGGCGCAGGGCGCAAAGCCGGGTGAAGGCGGTCAGTTGCCGGGCCACAAGGTCGATGAGAATATCGCGCGGTTGCGCTATTCCACGCCGGGCGTGCAGCTCATTTCACCGCCGCCGCACCATGACATCTATTCCATCGAAGACCTGGCGCAGCTCATCTTCGACTTGAAGAATGCCAATGCCGATGCGGCCGTCTCGGTGAAGCTGGTCTCCGAGGTCGGTGTCGGCACGGTTGCAGCCGGCGTGGCCAAGGCCCATGCGGACAAGGTGCTCATCAGCGGCGATTCAGGCGGGACCGGAGCCTCTCCGCTCTCATCGATTAAGTACGCCGGTGTGCCGTGGGAGTTGGGCCTGGCGGAGACGCATCAAACGCTGGTCCTCAATGATTTGCGTGGGCGGATTCGTGTGGAAACCGACGGCCAGATGAAGACCGGGCGCGATGTGGCCGTTGCGGCGTTGTTAGGGGCAGAAGAATACGGATTTGCCACGGCGCCGCTCATCATCGAAGGCTGCATCATGATGCGCAAGTGCCACCTCAATACCTGTCCTGTCGGCATTGCGACGCAGGATCCCGTCTTGCGCAAGAAGTTTACTGGCCAGCCGGAACATGTCGTCAATTTCTTCTTCTTCATCGCCGAAGAGTTGCGGCAGATCATGGCGAAGTTGGGATTCCGCACGATCAATGACATGGTGGGCCGCGTGGACAAACTCAAGATTCACAAGGCCGTCGAACATTGGAAGGCCAAGGGGCTGGATCTGGCGCCGCTGCTCAAGATGCCCGAGGTCGGTCCTGAAGTGCCGCGGTATTGCGTGCAGAAGCAGGATCACGGGATTGCCGAGATTTTGGACCGCAAGCTCATCGAGCAATGTGCCCCCGCGATCGATCGTGGACAAAAGGTCACGCTCGAACTGCCGATCCGGAATCTGAACCGGACCGTGGGCACGATGTTGTCGAGTCAGGTGTCGAAGAAGTACGGACAGGATGGATTGCCTGCGGACACGATCACGATCAAGTTCAACGGATCGGCCGGCCAATCGTTCGGCGCGTTCCTTACTCGCGGCATCACGTTGATCCTCGAAGGCGAGTCCAACGACTATATCGGCAAGGGGCTGTCGGGCGGCAAGATCATCGTCTTCCCGCCGAAGAACGCGATTTACACGCCGGAAGAAACCATTCTCGTCGGCAATACGTCGTTGTATGGCGGCACGCGGGGCGAAGCCTATTTTTACGGCATGGCCGGCGAGCGGTTTGCCGTGCGGAATAGCGGCGTGCGCGCCGTTGTCGAGGGAACCGGCGACCACGGGTGTGAATATATGACCGGCGGAGTCGTGGCGGTCCTGGGCCGCACCGGCAGGAATTTCGCGGCCGGTATGTCAGGCGGGGTGGCGTTTGTGTTGAACGAGTTGGACAAGTTCCAGTCTCGTTGCAACTTAGGCATGGTGGAGTTGGAGCCCGTCGTCAGCGATGAGGACAAGCGGCTGCTGCACGACATGATTACGTCGCACTTCCTCTATACCGGCAGCCGGAATGCCAAGCGTATTCTGGATGGGTGGGAGGCGATCCTGCCCAAGTTCGTGAAGGTCATGCCGATCGATTACAAGCGTGTGCTGGCCGAGCGGAAGGCCGCTGCAGCCAAAGTGCAAAAATAG
- a CDS encoding polyprenyl synthetase family protein: MSNGPTTLTLHSMADVWDVYREELEGVEEQIRKNLDSSVALVNTVAAHILNSGGKRVRPLFVLLSAHLCGYAGQDHQALGSLVEFIHTATLLHDDVVDDADLRRGRRTASKVWGNQISILVGDYLYSRAICQIVDFRNQGINEALSEACRKMAEGEVLQLYYNGNPLMPEPEYLRIIEHKTAGLIAASCKIGAIVAGATEELQEALFRFGQRLGIAFQLADDTLDYTANGEHLGKTLGQDLRQGKATLPLLHLLQHCPEPDRQLIKDRMETRTLTDEELRRIVALMQEYGSIAYAMERAHAFVAAAKRDLDLFHDNTAKRALSIAADYMVTRDR; encoded by the coding sequence ATGTCGAACGGACCGACCACCCTCACGCTCCACAGCATGGCCGATGTCTGGGACGTGTATCGTGAAGAGCTCGAGGGGGTCGAAGAACAGATCCGGAAAAATCTCGACTCCAGTGTCGCGTTGGTCAACACCGTCGCCGCCCACATCCTCAACAGCGGCGGCAAACGCGTCCGCCCCCTCTTCGTACTTCTCAGCGCTCATCTCTGCGGTTACGCCGGACAAGATCACCAAGCACTCGGCAGCCTGGTTGAATTTATTCATACCGCCACCCTGTTGCACGACGACGTGGTGGATGACGCCGACCTGCGACGAGGTCGCCGTACCGCGAGTAAAGTCTGGGGCAATCAAATCAGTATTCTGGTCGGCGACTATCTCTACTCTCGCGCGATCTGCCAGATCGTCGACTTCCGCAATCAAGGCATCAACGAAGCGCTGTCGGAAGCCTGTCGGAAAATGGCCGAAGGCGAGGTCTTGCAACTGTATTACAACGGCAATCCGCTGATGCCGGAGCCCGAGTATCTCCGCATCATCGAACATAAAACCGCCGGGTTGATTGCGGCATCCTGCAAGATCGGCGCGATCGTCGCCGGAGCCACGGAAGAACTACAGGAAGCGCTGTTCCGGTTCGGACAGCGGCTGGGCATTGCATTCCAGCTAGCGGATGATACGCTGGACTATACCGCCAACGGTGAGCATCTGGGCAAAACCCTTGGGCAGGACCTTCGGCAAGGCAAAGCGACACTGCCGTTGTTGCACCTCTTGCAACACTGCCCGGAGCCGGATCGGCAGTTGATTAAAGACCGCATGGAAACCAGAACCTTGACCGATGAGGAACTCCGCCGCATCGTGGCCTTGATGCAGGAGTACGGGTCCATCGCCTATGCCATGGAACGGGCGCACGCATTTGTCGCTGCCGCCAAACGCGATCTCGATCTGTTTCACGACAACACCGCCAAGCGCGCCCTGTCCATTGCCGCCGATTACATGGTGACTCGCGACCGCTGA
- a CDS encoding DUF1015 domain-containing protein translates to MAHIIPFHGTLYNPATVGDVRQVVAPPYDIIDNTLQKTLHDRHPNNVIRLELGYEQPGDTATNSKYTRAGGALKDWLKTGALRKDSQPAIYYHTIEYRPPYSAPGTPTKTFKGFLSTVELEEFGSGKIYPHENTRAAAKTDRFNLLEACRANFSAIISLYSDPQNDVLTVIEQSIAAEKPRIDFQDDEGFRQRLWSVTDPTVLAKVVEIMHTKQLFIADGHHRYETALNYRRARRQQAGAPTSPQPYDNVLMLFASLEDKGLTVLPTHRVLTTAVPAPADLLRTLDALFEVTALPFQAGNETQVRAQFIEKLRNQGQSVPMFGLALKNDSNYYLLTLRPSHRPTASTSPRDRLDVSLLQQHIVSILCPTQQAQEAMLYSKDDHEALNWVRQGTGTAALLLNPTKVAEVKAVASAGERMPHKSTYFFPKPLTGLVMNVMED, encoded by the coding sequence ATGGCACATATCATTCCGTTTCACGGCACGCTGTATAATCCCGCGACGGTCGGCGATGTCCGCCAGGTGGTCGCACCGCCCTACGACATTATCGACAATACGTTGCAGAAGACGCTGCACGATCGCCACCCTAACAACGTGATTCGCTTGGAACTGGGCTACGAGCAGCCGGGAGACACGGCGACCAACAGTAAATACACGCGTGCAGGCGGTGCCCTGAAAGATTGGCTGAAGACCGGAGCCCTCCGCAAGGATTCCCAGCCCGCGATCTATTACCACACGATCGAATACCGGCCTCCCTATTCGGCTCCCGGCACGCCGACGAAAACATTCAAAGGGTTCCTCTCCACGGTGGAGCTCGAAGAATTCGGCTCAGGCAAGATCTACCCGCACGAGAACACCCGCGCGGCAGCAAAAACCGACCGGTTCAATCTGCTCGAAGCCTGCCGCGCCAACTTCAGCGCCATCATTTCGCTCTATTCCGATCCGCAGAATGATGTGCTCACCGTGATCGAACAGTCGATCGCTGCAGAGAAACCGCGCATCGATTTCCAAGACGACGAGGGCTTCCGGCAACGACTCTGGAGCGTGACCGACCCCACTGTCCTCGCCAAGGTCGTCGAGATCATGCACACGAAACAACTGTTCATCGCCGACGGCCACCATCGTTATGAAACGGCACTGAATTACCGCCGTGCGCGGCGGCAACAGGCCGGCGCACCGACGTCGCCGCAGCCGTACGACAATGTCCTAATGCTGTTCGCGAGCCTGGAGGACAAGGGCCTGACCGTGTTGCCGACGCATCGTGTGCTCACCACGGCGGTGCCTGCGCCAGCAGACCTGTTACGCACTCTGGATGCACTGTTCGAGGTCACCGCCTTGCCGTTCCAGGCGGGCAATGAAACGCAGGTACGCGCGCAATTCATCGAGAAACTGCGCAACCAAGGACAGTCCGTGCCGATGTTCGGATTGGCCCTGAAGAACGACTCGAACTATTACTTACTGACCCTGAGGCCCTCCCATCGCCCCACGGCATCCACGTCGCCGCGCGATCGGCTCGACGTGTCGTTGCTTCAGCAGCATATCGTCTCCATCCTCTGCCCCACGCAACAGGCGCAGGAAGCGATGCTCTATTCAAAAGATGACCACGAAGCGTTGAATTGGGTGCGCCAGGGAACCGGCACGGCAGCATTGCTGCTGAATCCGACCAAAGTGGCGGAAGTCAAAGCCGTTGCCTCCGCAGGCGAGCGCATGCCGCACAAATCGACGTATTTTTTCCCCAAGCCGTTGACCGGATTGGTCATGAATGTGATGGAAGACTAG